In a genomic window of Corynebacterium lizhenjunii:
- a CDS encoding NUDIX hydrolase, with protein sequence MTSHSKGANKGPNKGHSRGRKSGAKSGARSAARSGARKRRRQQRPQQARPASKGMATRDEVSSGGLVVSGLAEAVDAQGNVDLAQIYVALIGRLDRRGRLLWSMPKGHVEGDEPKDLTAQREVWEETGIYGEVFASLGVIDYWFVSDGVRIHKTVHHHLLRYVDGILNDEDPEVTEVAWIPVSELIEHLAYADERRLARIAHDLLPDFARQEKAAGKVTPR encoded by the coding sequence ATGACTAGCCACAGTAAAGGCGCCAACAAGGGCCCTAATAAAGGCCACAGCCGGGGCCGTAAGTCCGGTGCGAAGTCGGGCGCTCGCTCGGCTGCGCGTTCCGGCGCCCGCAAGCGCCGCCGCCAGCAGCGCCCGCAGCAGGCACGCCCGGCTTCGAAAGGAATGGCCACGCGGGACGAGGTCTCCTCCGGCGGCTTGGTGGTCTCTGGGTTGGCTGAGGCCGTGGATGCCCAAGGCAATGTGGACTTGGCACAGATTTATGTTGCGCTGATTGGCCGCCTGGACCGTCGCGGCCGCCTGTTGTGGTCCATGCCCAAGGGCCACGTGGAGGGCGATGAGCCCAAGGATTTAACCGCCCAGCGTGAGGTGTGGGAGGAAACCGGCATTTACGGGGAGGTCTTTGCCTCCCTGGGGGTTATTGATTATTGGTTTGTCTCCGACGGCGTGCGTATCCACAAAACGGTCCACCACCACCTGTTGCGCTATGTGGACGGCATCCTCAACGATGAGGATCCGGAGGTCACCGAAGTGGCGTGGATACCTGTCTCGGAGCTGATTGAGCACCTGGCTTATGCTGACGAGCGCCGCCTGGCCCGCATTGCCCACGACTTGCTGCCGGATTTCGCCCGCCAGGAAAAGGCAGCGGGGAAGGTAACCCCCCGGTGA
- a CDS encoding murein biosynthesis integral membrane protein MurJ, with product MSSPHSAGTRRRIITPTPPAPVPAPRPVRTAEPEPGSVAEDKSTLQAAGVTGAAASGAGASGSGSGSAGTDGGGNSDADVVRAGGSMALATLISRITGFVRTVLITASLGGAIASAFQTANQIPNLITEIVLGAVLTALVVPVLVRAEKEDPDNGEEFVRRLFTLAATLLGGVTILSIIFAPQLTRMMLREDGLVNVEQATSMAYLLLPQIFFYGLFALFQAILNTKNVFAPGAWAPVINNVISIAVLLAYWTLPGELHPDAASAVTDPHVLLLGIGTTAGVVVQCLILLPYLRRCGINLRPLWGIDARLKQFGGMAVAIIAYVAISQAGYVVTSQIASLSADVAPAVYQNHWLLLQVPYGIIGVTLLTAIMPRLSRNAADGDSEAVVRDLTLGTKLTFIALIPIVIFFTGFGVPIAKGLFGYGRLDMATAELLGMTLSFSAFTLIPYALVLLHLRVFYAREEAWTPTFIIAGITATKVVLSLLAPQVASSPERVVVLLGAANGCGFVAGAVIGGFLLKRHLGSLGGRAVMATTAWAVAAGGIGLLGAFGVDWVLGLVLPDAPSAYILARVAVDGVFFVAITGLVLSRSGLPEVLNLGRALQRIPGLSRIIHIRPDAGIQVEAPTQAEIAPQYTLDAFNSTPVPPPMSAGIVRGPSLVPGAPVSDGRFRLLVDHGSVPGARFWQAVEQDTGRMVALTFVDTTNQAPLAPATPAEVAKRSAAVARATRKLAELNLDTVADHIDILSYRAGALIVADWIEGTSLREVAEAGNLDPQAVAHALAPVLADASTAHAAGLLYGADNRARFRVSTEGIVRLAFPAVLASASASQDHESLASALSLLVGAAAAPPQALREIADAAAAGPAEPVQGAGGGGGAGDSGAIGATGDAGATGDAEAMAALSLAELAAQLLDFAPEDGGEEEPLPVAQANQAAAEEHAALEAQSEPGFGSRGYSRTGALVLGALITAFVVGMAALTVWIMSLFGDPETTPVGAHSTPQDSFVERPSVMLQSGTGYSLPGGATDTSLADDSTDTTWVTTQDGAGYLLTVADDTQLRYLILDQYRSPGTRYRLYAVPSTAVDKLRTHSGDPVQVRGVVPAAEGTLESTREIIELEQLTGSAYRNEEFAGLLIWIDEVSAAGRTVLFDATVIGQPPR from the coding sequence ATGTCATCTCCCCACAGTGCCGGTACTCGTCGGCGCATCATTACGCCAACCCCGCCCGCGCCGGTGCCCGCACCGCGCCCGGTGCGCACCGCTGAGCCTGAGCCCGGCAGCGTAGCCGAGGATAAATCAACGCTGCAAGCCGCCGGGGTAACCGGGGCTGCGGCATCTGGGGCCGGGGCATCCGGCTCGGGCTCGGGCTCGGCCGGCACCGACGGCGGCGGCAATTCGGATGCCGACGTGGTGCGTGCCGGTGGCTCTATGGCGCTGGCGACGCTGATTTCGCGCATAACCGGTTTTGTGCGCACGGTGCTTATTACCGCCTCCCTGGGCGGGGCCATCGCTTCGGCGTTCCAAACCGCCAACCAGATCCCTAACCTGATCACGGAGATCGTTTTGGGCGCGGTGCTCACCGCCCTGGTGGTGCCGGTGCTGGTGCGCGCGGAGAAAGAAGACCCCGATAACGGCGAGGAGTTTGTCCGGCGATTATTCACGCTGGCCGCCACGCTGCTGGGCGGGGTGACCATCCTATCCATCATCTTTGCCCCGCAGCTCACGCGCATGATGCTGCGCGAAGACGGCCTGGTCAACGTGGAACAAGCCACCTCCATGGCCTATCTACTGTTGCCGCAGATTTTCTTCTACGGACTCTTTGCGCTGTTCCAGGCCATTTTGAACACCAAGAATGTCTTTGCCCCAGGGGCCTGGGCGCCGGTGATTAATAATGTCATCTCCATTGCGGTGCTCCTGGCGTATTGGACGCTGCCGGGGGAGTTGCACCCGGACGCGGCATCGGCAGTCACAGATCCCCACGTGTTGCTGCTGGGTATAGGCACCACCGCGGGTGTGGTGGTGCAGTGCCTGATTCTGCTGCCTTATCTGCGCCGCTGCGGGATTAACCTGCGCCCGCTGTGGGGGATTGATGCCCGCCTGAAGCAGTTCGGCGGCATGGCGGTGGCCATCATCGCCTACGTGGCGATCTCCCAGGCCGGCTATGTGGTGACCTCCCAGATTGCGTCCTTGTCTGCCGATGTCGCCCCCGCCGTCTACCAAAACCACTGGCTGCTGCTGCAGGTGCCCTACGGCATTATTGGTGTCACCCTACTCACGGCCATTATGCCGCGCCTATCGCGCAACGCCGCCGACGGCGACAGCGAGGCAGTGGTCCGCGACCTGACCCTGGGCACCAAGCTGACATTTATTGCCCTGATCCCGATTGTCATTTTCTTCACCGGCTTCGGTGTGCCCATTGCTAAGGGCTTATTCGGCTACGGCCGCCTGGACATGGCCACCGCGGAACTTTTGGGCATGACGCTGTCTTTCTCCGCGTTTACGTTGATCCCTTATGCGCTGGTGCTGCTACACCTGCGCGTGTTCTATGCCCGCGAGGAAGCCTGGACACCGACGTTTATTATCGCGGGCATTACCGCCACCAAGGTGGTCCTCTCTCTACTGGCCCCGCAGGTGGCTAGCTCCCCGGAGCGCGTGGTGGTTCTGCTGGGCGCGGCCAATGGCTGCGGCTTTGTGGCCGGTGCCGTCATTGGTGGCTTCCTGCTCAAGCGGCACCTGGGCTCCTTGGGTGGCCGGGCAGTCATGGCAACGACTGCCTGGGCGGTGGCTGCCGGGGGCATCGGCCTGCTAGGTGCCTTTGGCGTGGACTGGGTGCTGGGCCTGGTGCTTCCGGATGCGCCCTCGGCCTACATTCTGGCCCGCGTGGCGGTAGACGGGGTGTTCTTTGTGGCCATCACCGGCCTGGTGCTCTCGCGCTCTGGGCTGCCAGAGGTACTCAACCTGGGCCGGGCCCTGCAGCGGATTCCGGGCCTATCGCGGATTATCCACATCCGCCCCGACGCCGGCATTCAGGTCGAGGCCCCCACCCAGGCAGAAATTGCCCCGCAGTACACCCTGGATGCCTTCAACTCCACCCCGGTTCCGCCGCCGATGTCCGCCGGTATTGTGCGCGGGCCTTCCCTGGTGCCGGGCGCCCCGGTTTCCGACGGCCGCTTCCGTTTGCTGGTGGACCACGGTTCGGTGCCAGGCGCGCGCTTCTGGCAGGCTGTGGAACAAGACACCGGGCGCATGGTGGCGCTGACCTTTGTCGATACCACCAACCAAGCTCCCCTGGCCCCCGCCACCCCGGCGGAAGTGGCCAAGCGCTCGGCCGCCGTCGCGCGCGCTACCCGCAAGCTGGCGGAACTCAACCTGGACACGGTGGCCGATCACATTGACATCTTGTCCTACCGCGCGGGTGCGCTGATTGTGGCGGATTGGATTGAGGGCACCAGCCTGCGGGAGGTCGCAGAGGCCGGCAACCTGGACCCGCAGGCCGTGGCCCACGCGTTGGCCCCCGTGCTTGCCGATGCCTCCACCGCCCACGCCGCCGGCCTGCTCTACGGCGCCGATAACCGGGCCCGCTTCCGCGTGTCCACCGAGGGCATTGTGCGCCTGGCATTCCCCGCCGTCCTGGCTTCCGCCTCCGCCTCCCAGGACCATGAGTCCCTGGCTTCGGCGCTGAGTTTGCTGGTGGGCGCAGCCGCCGCGCCGCCGCAGGCTTTGCGCGAGATTGCCGATGCCGCCGCAGCCGGCCCCGCAGAGCCCGTCCAGGGTGCAGGGGGTGGCGGGGGCGCCGGAGACTCGGGGGCTATTGGAGCTACCGGTGATGCTGGAGCTACCGGTGATGCTGAGGCGATGGCTGCTCTTAGCCTGGCTGAACTGGCCGCCCAGCTGCTAGATTTCGCACCAGAAGATGGTGGGGAAGAAGAGCCACTACCGGTGGCGCAGGCAAACCAGGCAGCCGCCGAGGAGCACGCCGCTTTGGAGGCACAGTCCGAGCCGGGCTTTGGCTCCCGCGGCTACTCACGCACCGGCGCACTGGTCCTGGGCGCGCTGATTACCGCCTTTGTGGTGGGCATGGCTGCGCTGACGGTGTGGATCATGTCGCTGTTTGGGGATCCGGAGACCACGCCGGTGGGCGCACACTCGACCCCCCAAGATTCTTTTGTGGAGCGTCCCTCCGTGATGTTGCAGTCTGGCACCGGCTACTCACTGCCGGGCGGTGCTACCGACACCTCCCTGGCAGACGACTCCACCGACACCACCTGGGTGACCACCCAAGATGGCGCCGGCTACCTGCTCACCGTGGCAGACGACACCCAGCTGCGCTACCTAATTTTGGACCAATATCGTTC